One region of Macadamia integrifolia cultivar HAES 741 chromosome 11, SCU_Mint_v3, whole genome shotgun sequence genomic DNA includes:
- the LOC122093614 gene encoding universal stress protein PHOS32-like isoform X3, translating to MLSKQSPTESDRPATTIQPSSPRFLSFSAATPTAGAQRRIAIAVDLSDESAFAVKWAVQNYLRPGDAVILLHVRPTSVLYGADWGSIDLSVDTDEESQQKLEDDFDAFTTTKATDLSQPLVDAQFPFKIHIVKDHDMKERLCLEVERLGLSAVIMGSRGFGASKRNSKGRLGSVSDYCVHHCVCPVVVVRYPDEKDGVVDAAQAEAVDAKVAAKKEVELHPVPEEEQEYHDASEEQKA from the exons ATGCTTTCGAAACAAAGTCCGACGGAATCCGACCGTCCGGCAACCACCATCCAACCCTCATCACCACGTTTCCTATCCTTCTCCGCTGCCACACCCACCGCCGGCGCCCAGCGTAGGATCGCCATCGCCGTTGATCTCAGCGATGAAAGCGCATTCGCCGTCAAATGGGCTGTGCAGAACTATCTTCGTCCCGGTGACGCCGTGATCCTGCTTCACGTTCGTCCCACCAGCGTCCTTTATGGCGCTGATTGGGGCTCCATTGACTTATCTGTTGATACCGATGAAGAGTCCCAGCAGAAGCTCGAGGATGACTTCGATGCCTTCACCACCACCAAAGCTACTGATCTGTCTCAGCCTTTGGTTGACGCCCAGTTCCCTTTTAAGATCCATATTGTCAAGGACCACGACATGAAGGAGCGCCTTTGCTTAGAGGTCGAGAGGTTAGGGTTGAGTGCTGTGATTATGGGTAGTCGAGGATTTGGTGCGTCGAAGCGCAACAGCAAGGGACGACTTGGTAGCGTCAGTGATTACTGCGTTCATCACTGTGTTTGTCCGGTGGTGGTCGTGAGATATCCTGATGAAAAAGATGGGGTTGTGGATGCTGCTCAAGCCGAAGCTGTTGACGCTAAGGTGGCGGCCAAGAAGGAGGTAGAGCTGCACCCAGTGCCGGAGGAAGAGCAGGAGTATCACGATGCCTCCGAGGAACAGAAAG CATGA
- the LOC122093614 gene encoding universal stress protein PHOS32-like isoform X2, translated as MLSKQSPTESDRPATTIQPSSPRFLSFSAATPTAGAQRRIAIAVDLSDESAFAVKWAVQNYLRPGDAVILLHVRPTSVLYGADWGSIDLSVDTDEESQQKLEDDFDAFTTTKATDLSQPLVDAQFPFKIHIVKDHDMKERLCLEVERLGLSAVIMGSRGFGASKRNSKGRLGSVSDYCVHHCVCPVVVVRYPDEKDGVVDAAQAEAVDAKVAAKKEVELHPVPEEEQEYHDASEEQKEA; from the coding sequence ATGCTTTCGAAACAAAGTCCGACGGAATCCGACCGTCCGGCAACCACCATCCAACCCTCATCACCACGTTTCCTATCCTTCTCCGCTGCCACACCCACCGCCGGCGCCCAGCGTAGGATCGCCATCGCCGTTGATCTCAGCGATGAAAGCGCATTCGCCGTCAAATGGGCTGTGCAGAACTATCTTCGTCCCGGTGACGCCGTGATCCTGCTTCACGTTCGTCCCACCAGCGTCCTTTATGGCGCTGATTGGGGCTCCATTGACTTATCTGTTGATACCGATGAAGAGTCCCAGCAGAAGCTCGAGGATGACTTCGATGCCTTCACCACCACCAAAGCTACTGATCTGTCTCAGCCTTTGGTTGACGCCCAGTTCCCTTTTAAGATCCATATTGTCAAGGACCACGACATGAAGGAGCGCCTTTGCTTAGAGGTCGAGAGGTTAGGGTTGAGTGCTGTGATTATGGGTAGTCGAGGATTTGGTGCGTCGAAGCGCAACAGCAAGGGACGACTTGGTAGCGTCAGTGATTACTGCGTTCATCACTGTGTTTGTCCGGTGGTGGTCGTGAGATATCCTGATGAAAAAGATGGGGTTGTGGATGCTGCTCAAGCCGAAGCTGTTGACGCTAAGGTGGCGGCCAAGAAGGAGGTAGAGCTGCACCCAGTGCCGGAGGAAGAGCAGGAGTATCACGATGCCTCCGAGGAACAGAAAG